A genomic window from Parasteatoda tepidariorum isolate YZ-2023 chromosome 10, CAS_Ptep_4.0, whole genome shotgun sequence includes:
- the LOC107448267 gene encoding speckle-type POZ protein B, whose amino-acid sequence MEEIHTQKEIIFIWSVKNFTFCSQESCQYLPSPILFTKNFFNISWRLFLYPKGSADSKSDHVACDLSLSWPDIASDCLPIRVELGIVDANGLNKKCFATETNQIWRESMFRHSNFISRKELFHERDNYLPNNTLTIYCHAWRHANSASLVRRYIARTIIEIDRCFFRFDLRNFILWKTDHTLHIPVPLQSKFEIVIKLKKMADKNEYITIEINQLQSEKNSRFLDCTLSIRSKDGIAREVCTFEHLFKSNARSSFTQFISKAKVIRDKQFLLADETLTLQCEFAISSGQPLNLPIYVCEVSRKVTVNPILIDTLKDDLKRMLTEKKFPDVVLKAGGESFDAHKAMLSVRSPVFQAMFEQDMIENLNGTVDISDLDANTLHNLLLYMYSGTLEDFDVKNISKLLVAADKYQVLGLREKCVLTLKSNLSVQTVCQVLALAEFQEDRDLKMAALDFIFTNRREVLQSTEWICFIENNRKLSSEVLQKLSVQI is encoded by the coding sequence ATGGAGGAAATTCATACccaaaaagaaatcattttcatATGGAGTGTAAAGAATTTCACCTTTTGCTCTCAAGAAAGTTGCCAGTATCTACCTAGtcctattttatttactaagaattttttcaacataagTTGGCGATTATTTCTATACCCCAAAGGATCAGCTGATAGCAAATCGGATCACGTTGCATGCGATTTATCCCTATCTTGGCCAGACATAGCATCTGATTGTTTACCTATAAGAGTTGAACTTGGCATCGTTGACGCAAATggcttgaataaaaaatgtttcgctACCGAAACTAACCAAATTTGGCGAGAGAGTATGTTTcgacattcaaattttattagcaGAAAAGAACTTTTCCACGAACGTGATAATTATTTACCTAATAACACTCTGACAATTTATTGTCATGCCTGGAGACATGCTAACTCAGCTTCTCTTGTTCGGAGATATATCGCTCgaacaataattgaaattgatCGATGCTTTTTTCGATTTGATTTACGTAATTTTATTCTGTGGAAAACAGACCACACTTTGCATATACCTGTACCATTACAATCAAAATTCGAAATCGTAATCAAGTTGAAGAAGATGGCAGATAAAAATGAGTATATCACAATTGAGATTAATCAGTTACAATCGGAAAAAAATTCTCGTTTTTTAGATTGCACTTTATCTATACGGAGCAAAGATGGAATTGCACGAGAAGTCTGTACGTTCGaacatttgtttaaatcaaaTGCAAGGTCGTCATTTACTCAATTTATCTCAAAAGCTAAAGTCATTAGAGATAAACAATTCCTCCTCGCAGATGAAACTTTGACCTTACAGTGTGAATTTGCAATTTCTTCTGGGCAGCCATTAAATCTTCCTATATATGTTTGTGAAGTATCACGAAAAGTTACTGTGAATCCAATACTTATCGATACTCTAAAAGACGATCTGAAGCGTATGTtgacagaaaagaaatttccagATGTGGTGTTAAAAGCTGGTGGTGAGTCGTTCGATGCCCATAAGGCCATGCTGTCTGTAAGATCTCCTGTCTTTCAAGCAATGTTTGAACAAGATATGATTGAAAATCTAAACGGAACTGTTGATATATCTGACTTAGATGCGAATACGTTacataatttattgctttatatgtATTCAGGCACTTTAGAAGACTTTGACGTCAAAAATATCTCTAAATTACTTGTTGCAGCTGACAAATATCAAGTTCTTGGGTTGCGAGAGAAGTGTGTTTTGACTTTGAAGTCAAACTTATCAGTCCAAACTGTTTGTCAAGTCCTTGCATTGGCAGAATTTCAAGAAGACAGAGACTTGAAAATGGCCGCtctggattttatttttacaaacagaCGTGAAGTTCTTCAGTCCACTGAATggatttgttttattgaaaataaccgAAAACTGTCTTCGGAAGTCTTGCAGAAATTATCAGTGCagatttga